In a genomic window of bacterium:
- a CDS encoding 4Fe-4S dicluster domain-containing protein, whose translation MGERVNRFLREVVFQQKVIVERPLSGLFHALVFWGFLLFLLETIHHFATAYGWHPLGEGSFHRAYGGIVALFAVLVVIGITGLALRRFVFRPAALGKLSWSSGVVALFIEILMLTYLLTYFNALTDPVAQRVNWWVHAVTILAFLALIPHSKHLHLVLSPLTTFYKDFELVRIRLLDFEKEEFGAEKLSDFSAHTILGAFTCVECGRCYDHCPARQTGKKLDPKQLMLDLRAGFLSDFDQTAVGPVVSEDILWQCTTCGACTYQCPVGIDQAVPIIEMRRGRVAAAEFPKTLRPLFDNLEKTGNPWKYSPEQAEEFIENNGLPIFENHDVLFWLGCMGRYDFYYQKVALAMARILTTAGVSWGVLPDEKCTGDAARRAGNEMVFLALAEENIAILTAAAPRMILTTCPHCLRTLQEYRDFGLDPKISIVHHSQSIAELLRNGKLKPSKTEPQELVYHDACYLIRYIGSSHARYPREVLAGAGVSLVEPRRRAERSFCCGAGGGLLFTEETVGERVNHHRVKELMETGASAVGTACPFCHLMLRDGLRDLNRESVPVSDIAELLASRLPEQKA comes from the coding sequence ATGGGAGAACGAGTCAACCGTTTTCTGCGAGAGGTCGTATTCCAGCAGAAGGTGATCGTGGAACGTCCACTCTCCGGTCTCTTTCATGCTCTGGTATTCTGGGGTTTTCTGCTTTTTCTGCTGGAGACCATCCATCACTTCGCCACCGCCTACGGCTGGCATCCGCTGGGGGAAGGCTCCTTTCATCGCGCATACGGCGGGATCGTCGCTCTCTTTGCCGTGTTGGTGGTCATCGGGATCACCGGGCTTGCTCTCCGGCGGTTCGTCTTCCGACCTGCCGCGTTGGGGAAACTCTCCTGGAGCTCGGGTGTGGTTGCGCTGTTCATCGAGATTCTGATGCTTACCTACCTCTTGACGTATTTCAACGCTCTGACCGATCCCGTTGCTCAGCGTGTCAATTGGTGGGTGCATGCGGTTACGATTCTCGCGTTCCTCGCTTTGATTCCACACAGCAAACACCTGCATCTTGTCCTGAGTCCGCTGACCACGTTCTACAAGGATTTCGAACTGGTGCGGATTCGTCTGCTGGACTTCGAGAAGGAAGAATTCGGAGCGGAGAAACTTTCGGATTTCAGTGCGCATACGATTCTGGGGGCGTTCACGTGCGTCGAGTGTGGCCGCTGCTATGACCATTGTCCCGCCCGGCAAACGGGGAAGAAGTTAGATCCAAAGCAGCTCATGCTTGACTTGCGCGCCGGATTCCTGAGTGATTTCGATCAGACGGCCGTGGGTCCGGTTGTCAGTGAAGATATTCTCTGGCAATGCACGACCTGCGGGGCATGCACCTATCAGTGTCCCGTCGGAATAGATCAGGCAGTACCGATCATCGAGATGCGCCGGGGACGGGTCGCCGCGGCGGAGTTCCCGAAGACGTTGCGACCCCTCTTCGACAATCTCGAGAAAACCGGCAATCCCTGGAAATATTCTCCTGAGCAGGCGGAAGAGTTCATCGAGAACAACGGACTACCGATCTTCGAGAACCATGATGTTCTCTTCTGGCTGGGATGCATGGGCCGCTACGATTTCTACTATCAGAAAGTCGCTCTGGCAATGGCCCGGATTCTCACCACGGCCGGTGTAAGTTGGGGAGTCTTGCCCGACGAGAAGTGCACCGGTGACGCCGCTCGCCGGGCCGGCAACGAAATGGTCTTTCTGGCGTTGGCCGAAGAAAACATCGCGATCTTGACCGCGGCTGCGCCGCGAATGATTCTGACGACCTGTCCTCATTGCCTTCGCACGCTGCAGGAGTACCGCGATTTCGGACTGGATCCGAAGATTTCTATCGTCCATCACTCCCAGTCCATCGCTGAGTTGCTGCGGAATGGCAAACTGAAACCTTCAAAGACCGAGCCACAGGAACTCGTCTATCACGATGCATGCTATCTCATCCGCTACATTGGTTCCAGCCATGCCCGCTATCCGCGCGAAGTGTTGGCCGGTGCCGGTGTTTCACTCGTGGAACCGAGACGGCGGGCCGAGCGTTCTTTCTGTTGTGGAGCGGGCGGAGGACTGCTGTTCACGGAAGAAACGGTTGGTGAGCGGGTGAATCACCACCGCGTAAAGGAACTTATGGAAACGGGAGCGTCAGCCGTTGGCACGGCCTGCCCCTTCTGCCATCTGATGCTAAGAGATGGCCTGCGCGATCTGAACCGGGAGTCCGTTCCTGTGAGCGATATTGCGGAACTGCTTGCATCCCGTTTGCCGGAGCAAAAAGCCTAA
- a CDS encoding leucyl aminopeptidase, which translates to MKITAAVGLVKGAPSAIAVCLFDDEIKAPKLPSLDRPTAREVMKLIAASRFSGKKDELVRHYSERGKAPLLILQGLGARRDFRWHTLRLAAGAVVREARDLGGKSLVVISEDKLIEDLSAEEVTRALVDGIILGNWRFDHYRPASKSDRKQLTSVTLYYTTSGRKRAADRSLKRQVILAESTNLARAWGTHPANVVNTDFLAREAKKLTVQGVKVTVLGKREMQRLGMGLILAVTKGSAMPPKLIIMDWNPRGAKKTFALVGKGLVFDSGGLNIKTASMDEMKSDMCGAAAVLGAMHGVAKLKPNCRVVGVIGAVENAIGPEAYRPSDIYTAYNGKTVEILNTDAEGRLVLADAMAYTVEKYKPSVMVDLATLTGAAVVALGHHADAVFSNNERLREQILKSAERAGERMWPMPLYEEYSKEMEGATAELRNACGHRWGGACTAAAFLKEFVGETPWIHIDIAPTAFPAVVSSIQPKETAAGSGVRTLLEFVTA; encoded by the coding sequence GTGAAGATCACTGCTGCGGTCGGACTAGTCAAGGGAGCTCCCAGTGCGATTGCCGTCTGTTTGTTCGACGACGAGATCAAGGCTCCCAAGCTCCCGTCGCTGGATCGTCCGACGGCCCGCGAAGTCATGAAGCTCATCGCCGCGTCGCGTTTTTCGGGAAAGAAAGACGAACTGGTCCGTCACTACAGCGAGCGCGGCAAGGCGCCGCTTCTGATTCTGCAAGGTCTTGGCGCGCGCCGTGATTTCCGTTGGCATACGTTGCGGCTGGCCGCAGGAGCCGTTGTTCGCGAAGCGCGCGATCTGGGCGGGAAATCGCTGGTCGTGATCAGTGAGGATAAACTCATCGAGGACCTTTCCGCCGAAGAAGTGACGCGCGCGCTCGTGGACGGCATTATTCTCGGCAATTGGCGATTCGATCATTACAGGCCCGCTTCCAAGTCCGACCGTAAACAGCTCACATCAGTTACGCTCTATTACACAACTTCCGGTCGCAAGCGAGCGGCGGATCGCTCGCTCAAACGGCAGGTCATTCTGGCCGAGAGTACGAATCTGGCTCGCGCGTGGGGAACGCATCCCGCCAACGTGGTCAACACGGATTTTCTGGCGCGCGAAGCGAAAAAGCTGACCGTGCAAGGCGTGAAAGTCACCGTGCTCGGCAAGCGCGAGATGCAGCGGTTGGGGATGGGACTCATTCTGGCCGTGACCAAGGGCAGCGCCATGCCGCCCAAGCTCATTATCATGGACTGGAATCCGCGCGGCGCGAAAAAAACGTTCGCGCTGGTGGGTAAAGGCTTGGTGTTCGATTCCGGCGGTCTCAACATCAAGACGGCCTCGATGGATGAAATGAAATCGGACATGTGCGGTGCGGCGGCGGTGCTGGGAGCCATGCACGGAGTTGCGAAGTTGAAACCGAACTGTCGCGTGGTGGGCGTGATCGGTGCGGTCGAGAACGCCATCGGCCCCGAGGCCTATCGCCCGTCGGACATCTACACGGCCTACAACGGCAAAACGGTGGAGATTCTCAATACCGACGCCGAGGGCCGTCTCGTTCTGGCCGACGCGATGGCCTACACGGTGGAAAAGTATAAGCCCTCTGTCATGGTGGATCTTGCCACACTTACGGGAGCGGCGGTGGTGGCGCTCGGTCATCATGCCGACGCCGTGTTTTCCAACAATGAACGACTGCGCGAGCAGATTCTGAAATCCGCCGAGCGCGCCGGCGAGCGAATGTGGCCGATGCCGCTCTATGAAGAGTACTCGAAGGAGATGGAGGGAGCGACCGCCGAGCTTCGCAACGCCTGCGGCCATCGGTGGGGCGGAGCCTGCACGGCAGCGGCCTTCCTCAAGGAATTCGTAGGCGAGACGCCGTGGATTCACATTGACATCGCTCCCACCGCTTTCCCGGCCGTGGTTTCTTCCATCCAACCTAAGGAGACGGCGGCGGGATCGGGAGTGCGAACGCTGTTGGAGTTCGTCACCGCGTAA
- a CDS encoding aspartate 1-decarboxylase: MTREMLGAKIHAAHVTQVNLEYEGSCAIDTDLLDAAGIAPYERVHIYNITTGARLDTYAIPARRGSRTIGLNGAAARLAQRGDRIIIASYVQVDDQEVQHHKPVVVVLDDENRIVKTHRHSVRRKS; the protein is encoded by the coding sequence ATGACACGGGAAATGCTGGGAGCGAAAATTCACGCGGCGCATGTGACGCAGGTAAATCTCGAGTACGAAGGCTCGTGTGCCATTGATACGGACCTGCTCGATGCAGCCGGTATCGCGCCCTATGAGCGCGTACATATCTACAATATCACAACCGGCGCGCGACTGGATACTTATGCGATTCCGGCGCGTCGCGGAAGTCGCACAATCGGCCTGAACGGCGCGGCCGCGCGATTGGCGCAGCGCGGAGACCGGATCATCATCGCCAGTTACGTTCAGGTGGACGACCAGGAAGTCCAGCACCACAAACCGGTGGTGGTCGTGCTGGACGACGAAAATCGCATCGTCAAGACCCATCGGCATTCCGTCAGGAGGAAGTCGTGA
- a CDS encoding nitronate monooxygenase → MNPNRITKLFGIRYPIIQAGMVWASGWKLCAAVSRAGALGLIGAGSMKPDLLREHIHKARTALESTFPFGVNLPLLRGDIGELVDVCIQEKVQIIFTSAGNPALFTSKLEAAGATVVHVVPTARLARKAEERGVDAVVCEGTEAGGHNGVDEIPTFVLVPQVRAAVRIPVIAAGGIVTGRGMVAAMALGADGVQVGTRFAATLESSASDRYKQAVIEAGESDTVLTLKNIGPTRMIRNPFAARCAEFERRGASQEEMRLLLGEKRERGGIFEGDWEEGQLEAGMGVGMIHDILPAAMVVDNLLKELRMTLAELCTDEMGIGEGGNRK, encoded by the coding sequence ATGAATCCGAATCGTATCACGAAGCTATTCGGCATCCGATATCCGATCATTCAAGCGGGAATGGTCTGGGCATCCGGCTGGAAGCTCTGTGCGGCGGTATCGCGTGCGGGAGCGCTGGGCCTCATCGGCGCCGGTTCCATGAAGCCGGACTTGCTTCGTGAGCATATCCACAAAGCGCGCACCGCTCTGGAAAGTACGTTTCCCTTCGGCGTGAATCTGCCGCTCTTGCGAGGAGACATCGGCGAACTGGTGGACGTGTGTATTCAGGAAAAGGTGCAGATCATCTTCACGTCCGCCGGAAATCCCGCGCTCTTCACGTCGAAATTGGAAGCAGCCGGAGCGACCGTTGTTCACGTTGTGCCCACTGCCCGCCTTGCCCGCAAAGCCGAAGAACGAGGTGTGGACGCGGTGGTCTGCGAAGGAACGGAAGCCGGCGGACATAACGGTGTGGATGAGATCCCCACCTTTGTTCTCGTTCCGCAGGTGCGCGCGGCGGTAAGGATTCCGGTGATTGCCGCCGGTGGCATTGTAACCGGACGAGGAATGGTGGCGGCGATGGCGCTCGGTGCGGATGGCGTGCAAGTCGGAACCCGTTTCGCCGCTACGTTGGAGTCTTCGGCATCGGATCGCTACAAGCAGGCCGTTATCGAAGCCGGTGAATCGGATACGGTACTAACGCTTAAAAACATCGGCCCGACGCGAATGATCCGCAATCCCTTTGCCGCACGCTGCGCAGAATTCGAGCGGCGGGGAGCATCGCAGGAGGAAATGCGGCTGCTTCTCGGTGAGAAACGAGAACGGGGCGGGATCTTCGAAGGGGATTGGGAAGAGGGACAACTCGAAGCCGGAATGGGAGTCGGCATGATTCACGATATCCTTCCGGCGGCCATGGTGGTGGACAATTTGCTGAAGGAGTTACGGATGACACTCGCCGAGCTGTGCACTGATGAAATGGGTATTGGCGAGGGAGGGAACAGGAAATGA
- a CDS encoding NADH-quinone oxidoreductase subunit I produces the protein MIEVKPVRRVELSLWQKTYYPELWKGMLVTSRHFFVNLGRHVGRSLGFKTKPARVTIMYPEERRPISPRWRGRHRLMLRPDGSPRCVACMMCETACPDLCIYITAGESPDGRVEKYPVAFEIDLLRCCFCGLCVEACPEDAIRMDTGYLELASYSRAEFYVDREFLMHGSILTTHSQYAGELDGRPAHRIDLVKLARGH, from the coding sequence ATGATTGAAGTCAAGCCCGTCCGCCGCGTTGAACTGAGCCTCTGGCAGAAGACTTACTATCCCGAACTCTGGAAGGGGATGCTGGTGACGAGCCGGCACTTCTTCGTGAATCTGGGCCGCCACGTTGGGCGATCTCTGGGATTCAAGACGAAGCCGGCCCGCGTGACGATCATGTATCCGGAGGAGCGGCGGCCAATCTCTCCGCGCTGGCGGGGACGGCACCGGCTGATGCTCCGTCCCGACGGCTCGCCGCGCTGCGTAGCCTGCATGATGTGTGAGACGGCCTGTCCCGATCTCTGCATCTACATCACCGCCGGGGAATCGCCCGATGGAAGAGTCGAAAAATATCCCGTTGCTTTCGAGATAGATTTGCTTCGTTGTTGCTTCTGCGGGCTGTGCGTCGAGGCGTGTCCGGAAGATGCGATTCGCATGGACACCGGCTATCTTGAACTTGCCAGCTACTCGCGGGCGGAGTTCTACGTGGATCGCGAGTTCCTGATGCATGGCTCCATCCTGACCACACACTCGCAATACGCCGGAGAATTGGACGGCCGACCGGCCCACCGTATTGATCTGGTCAAGTTGGCCAGGGGCCATTGA
- a CDS encoding NADH-quinone oxidoreductase subunit H: protein MWLDLGLIVGKIAVAFTGIITGAFVLTWAERKQSALISDRIGANRAAILGIKLLGLINSVADAMKMVFKEDFLPPKGLRFLHAMAPVFAMFPVFMTFAVLPFGPPISIGDRIVPLQILQLDIGVLYILAFGSIAVYGVMLAGWASNNKYSLIGGMRATAQMISYELIIGLSLIGPILVYGSLDPGVMATAQNEYLWGWIPKWGIIVQPIAFLLFLPAAMAETKRAPFDLPEGESEIIGFATEYSGMRWGMFFLGEFAEIVVLAAVLATVFLGSYQVPFLFDGGEMAGLAGFHFPWGAYVPLGEWVVVALRVFSFGFKVLVLMWLQMQIRWTFPRFRYDQLMRVSWREMMPIALLNIGVTALIIRLVS, encoded by the coding sequence ATGTGGCTTGATCTGGGATTGATCGTCGGGAAGATTGCCGTCGCATTCACCGGCATTATCACCGGTGCGTTCGTGCTGACGTGGGCCGAGCGGAAACAGAGCGCGCTCATTTCCGACCGGATCGGTGCGAATCGGGCGGCGATTCTCGGAATCAAGCTGCTCGGTCTCATCAACTCGGTGGCCGACGCAATGAAGATGGTTTTCAAGGAGGATTTTCTCCCGCCCAAGGGGCTGCGCTTCCTTCATGCGATGGCTCCGGTGTTCGCCATGTTCCCGGTGTTCATGACTTTCGCCGTGTTGCCGTTCGGACCGCCGATTTCCATCGGCGATCGGATTGTGCCGTTGCAGATTCTGCAGCTTGACATCGGCGTTCTGTACATCTTGGCGTTCGGTTCGATTGCCGTTTACGGCGTCATGCTGGCCGGTTGGGCGTCGAACAACAAATACTCGCTGATCGGCGGCATGCGGGCGACGGCGCAGATGATCTCGTATGAACTCATTATCGGGCTTTCGCTGATCGGGCCGATTCTCGTGTATGGATCGCTCGATCCTGGTGTGATGGCCACGGCACAAAACGAGTATCTGTGGGGTTGGATTCCCAAGTGGGGAATTATCGTTCAGCCGATTGCATTTCTCTTGTTTTTGCCGGCAGCAATGGCCGAGACCAAACGTGCGCCCTTCGATCTACCCGAAGGCGAATCGGAGATCATCGGCTTTGCCACCGAGTATTCAGGAATGCGCTGGGGAATGTTTTTCCTCGGAGAGTTCGCCGAGATCGTGGTGTTGGCGGCCGTACTCGCGACGGTGTTTCTGGGCAGCTATCAGGTTCCGTTCCTGTTCGACGGCGGTGAGATGGCGGGTCTCGCGGGTTTTCACTTTCCGTGGGGAGCGTACGTGCCGCTCGGGGAATGGGTCGTGGTTGCTCTGCGAGTATTCTCGTTCGGTTTCAAGGTGCTGGTGCTGATGTGGCTGCAGATGCAAATTCGCTGGACGTTTCCCCGTTTTCGCTATGACCAGCTGATGCGCGTTTCGTGGCGAGAAATGATGCCCATCGCGCTTCTGAATATCGGTGTCACCGCCCTGATCATCCGACTGGTATCCTGA
- a CDS encoding (2Fe-2S)-binding protein yields MPKIEIDNKPVEVPAGTNLIEAARLLNIEIPHYCYHPGLAVVGSCRMCQVECEHNGRKSIVVGCNTMAADGMKITTSSVAIRDIQRGVLEFYLQHHPLDCPICDDAGECDLQNYYMRYGLHESRVDLDEKRHKHKVHDVGPTVVLDSERCVLCSRCVRFCREIAGVDELGIFGQGGNAELMNVPGKRLENPYAGNVVDLCPVGALTDKDFRFKRRVWYLKRTPSICTGCSRGCNIYVDWETERSYKNPQRRIQRLKPRYNRAVNEWWICDRGRYGYRTTDGADRLTAPHTKLESNGGPLAVSSVIERAAGKIKATLDKHGAKAIAVLASAHSSNEDLFLLKRLFVDYLKVQCVDVNLGKEQKGEEDGILMKSDLSPNRRGALEMGVQPWGGSGLPGDEIVAGALDGDFEVLIVINHDLTANLAPKQLGKLEQHCGYVLYLGTHVSAMNELAHDVIPIAVWAEREASYTNFQGRVQRTWRPFDPLGLAVSEWEVWRDLAARLGLELKCDSPPEVFDSIGESIASFKGLTWEGLGAGGKMLTGVSESPYRKVQSPRPLAAY; encoded by the coding sequence ATGCCGAAGATTGAAATAGATAATAAACCCGTCGAAGTTCCGGCCGGTACGAACCTCATCGAGGCGGCCCGGTTACTGAACATCGAGATTCCTCACTACTGCTATCATCCGGGTCTGGCGGTGGTCGGATCGTGCCGGATGTGTCAGGTGGAGTGCGAGCACAACGGCCGCAAGTCCATCGTGGTCGGCTGCAACACGATGGCCGCCGACGGCATGAAGATCACCACGTCATCGGTGGCGATTCGCGACATCCAACGCGGAGTGCTTGAATTCTATCTGCAGCATCATCCGCTCGATTGTCCGATCTGCGATGACGCCGGCGAGTGCGATCTGCAAAACTACTACATGCGCTACGGGTTACACGAAAGCCGCGTGGATCTGGATGAGAAGCGTCACAAACATAAAGTCCATGACGTCGGCCCGACCGTGGTGCTCGACAGCGAGCGTTGCGTTCTCTGTTCGCGTTGCGTGCGTTTCTGCCGGGAGATTGCCGGGGTGGATGAACTGGGCATTTTCGGTCAGGGTGGAAACGCCGAACTCATGAACGTACCCGGCAAGCGGCTCGAAAATCCCTACGCCGGCAACGTGGTGGATCTGTGTCCGGTGGGGGCGCTCACCGACAAGGATTTCCGTTTCAAACGGCGCGTCTGGTATCTCAAGCGCACCCCTTCGATTTGCACCGGTTGTTCGCGCGGCTGCAATATCTACGTTGACTGGGAGACGGAGCGGAGCTACAAGAATCCGCAGCGCCGCATTCAACGGCTCAAACCGCGATACAATCGCGCGGTGAACGAGTGGTGGATTTGCGACCGGGGGCGCTACGGCTACCGCACCACAGATGGTGCGGATCGCCTGACGGCTCCGCATACCAAGCTGGAATCAAACGGCGGGCCGCTTGCGGTTTCGTCCGTCATCGAGCGGGCTGCTGGTAAAATCAAAGCGACTCTGGACAAACACGGCGCGAAAGCGATTGCGGTTCTGGCCTCGGCCCATTCCTCCAACGAAGACCTGTTCCTGCTGAAGCGTTTGTTTGTGGATTACCTGAAGGTTCAGTGCGTGGACGTGAATCTCGGCAAGGAACAGAAGGGCGAGGAAGACGGTATCCTGATGAAATCGGATTTGTCTCCCAATCGGCGGGGCGCTTTGGAAATGGGCGTGCAACCGTGGGGCGGCAGCGGACTTCCGGGAGATGAGATCGTTGCCGGCGCGCTTGATGGCGATTTCGAGGTGTTGATCGTCATCAATCACGATTTGACCGCGAATCTCGCGCCCAAGCAACTCGGCAAACTCGAACAGCATTGCGGATATGTTCTGTATTTGGGAACTCACGTCAGTGCGATGAACGAATTGGCCCATGACGTGATTCCCATAGCGGTCTGGGCGGAGCGCGAGGCCAGCTACACGAATTTCCAGGGACGCGTCCAGCGCACGTGGAGGCCGTTCGATCCGCTCGGCCTGGCGGTTAGTGAATGGGAAGTCTGGCGCGATCTGGCGGCGCGGCTCGGACTGGAACTGAAGTGTGATTCGCCGCCTGAGGTGTTCGACTCCATCGGCGAGAGCATCGCTTCCTTCAAGGGCTTGACGTGGGAAGGCTTGGGCGCTGGCGGGAAAATGCTGACCGGCGTTTCCGAATCGCCCTATCGGAAGGTGCAGTCGCCCCGTCCACTGGCGGCCTATTGA
- the nuoF gene encoding NADH-quinone oxidoreductase subunit NuoF, with translation MTGNGNIRLLSRNFGKSGQAGIETAEQRGAYAMLKKAVRMKPEEVTALVKESGLRGHGGAGFSAGMKWGFIPKDTFPRYVCVNADESEPGTCKDRLILEYDPHLLLEGALICAWAVQAERIYIYIRGEYFYPTRIMHKAIEDARAKGFIGDNILGSGWSCTVHLGTGAGQYICGEETGLIESLEGKKGWPRLKPPFYPAAVGVWGKPTIVNNVETLAFVPRILEIGADKFAALGTPKNGGTALLSLSGNVKRPGVYELPMGVPLKTLIYDCGGGITADRKLKAVIPGGSSSHILTAEECENLRLDFESVAAAGSMLGSAAVMVIDETVSIPRLMVWMTRFYAHESCGQCTPCREGTGWLLRLATRIADGKGRRRDIDDLYEVANNIDGKTICALGAAVAWPTKSYIKKFRHEFEALVKE, from the coding sequence ATGACAGGCAACGGCAACATTCGTTTGCTTTCGCGCAACTTCGGAAAGTCCGGTCAGGCCGGCATTGAAACCGCCGAGCAACGCGGCGCGTATGCCATGCTGAAAAAGGCGGTACGCATGAAGCCGGAGGAAGTGACCGCTTTGGTAAAGGAATCCGGACTACGCGGCCACGGCGGTGCCGGATTCTCGGCCGGAATGAAGTGGGGTTTCATTCCCAAAGATACGTTCCCGCGATACGTCTGCGTGAATGCGGACGAATCGGAACCGGGGACCTGCAAGGATCGTCTGATTCTCGAATACGATCCGCATCTTCTTCTTGAAGGCGCGCTGATTTGCGCATGGGCGGTACAAGCGGAGCGCATCTATATCTACATTCGTGGAGAATATTTCTATCCGACCCGCATCATGCACAAAGCCATCGAGGATGCGCGCGCGAAAGGATTCATCGGTGACAATATCCTCGGCAGCGGCTGGTCCTGTACGGTGCATTTGGGGACGGGAGCCGGTCAATACATCTGCGGTGAAGAAACGGGTCTGATCGAATCGCTGGAGGGAAAGAAGGGTTGGCCGCGACTCAAACCGCCATTCTATCCGGCGGCGGTGGGCGTGTGGGGCAAGCCGACCATCGTGAACAACGTAGAAACGCTCGCGTTTGTGCCGCGCATTCTCGAAATCGGAGCGGACAAGTTCGCTGCACTGGGCACGCCGAAAAACGGCGGTACCGCGCTGCTCTCGCTTTCCGGAAACGTGAAACGGCCGGGGGTGTATGAATTGCCGATGGGCGTGCCTCTGAAGACACTCATCTATGATTGTGGTGGAGGCATCACCGCTGACCGGAAACTCAAAGCCGTAATCCCGGGCGGATCGTCGTCGCATATTCTTACGGCTGAGGAATGCGAAAACCTGCGATTGGATTTCGAGTCGGTGGCGGCGGCGGGTTCGATGCTGGGCAGCGCGGCGGTGATGGTGATTGATGAAACGGTTTCCATTCCGCGATTGATGGTATGGATGACCCGTTTTTACGCGCACGAGAGCTGCGGACAGTGCACTCCCTGCCGCGAGGGCACGGGCTGGCTGTTGCGGCTGGCGACGCGCATCGCGGATGGAAAGGGTCGCCGCCGCGATATTGATGATTTGTACGAGGTAGCGAATAACATTGACGGCAAGACGATCTGTGCACTCGGCGCGGCCGTCGCGTGGCCGACAAAGAGCTACATTAAAAAGTTCCGTCACGAGTTCGAAGCGCTGGTGAAAGAGTAG
- a CDS encoding NAD(P)H-dependent oxidoreductase subunit E, whose translation MQISDTLRKKAEEIFFRFPPEHREAALVPLMFEAQRELGCITPDTERWLAETVGVSLVKVREVLSFYCMFRTAPAGKFLIMLCHNISCCLAGAENLQQHLESKLGIRNGETTSDGVFTLKYAECLGGCSWAPMMLINENQYYQLTVEKLDRIIESYRKGQPILPEEPTPLLGNVGEPAPA comes from the coding sequence ATGCAGATTTCCGACACCCTCAGAAAGAAAGCCGAAGAGATCTTCTTCCGGTTTCCGCCCGAACACCGCGAAGCCGCGTTGGTACCGCTGATGTTCGAGGCGCAGCGCGAATTAGGCTGCATCACGCCCGATACGGAACGCTGGCTGGCCGAGACCGTGGGCGTTAGCCTCGTGAAGGTGCGCGAAGTCTTGTCGTTCTACTGCATGTTTCGTACCGCGCCTGCCGGAAAATTTCTCATTATGCTCTGCCACAATATCTCATGTTGCCTGGCGGGAGCGGAGAATCTACAGCAGCATCTGGAGAGTAAACTCGGCATTAGGAACGGCGAAACCACGTCCGACGGAGTATTCACTCTGAAGTACGCCGAATGCCTGGGTGGCTGTTCGTGGGCGCCGATGATGCTGATAAACGAGAATCAATACTATCAATTGACGGTAGAAAAGCTCGACCGGATCATCGAGAGCTACCGGAAAGGACAACCGATTCTTCCCGAAGAACCGACGCCACTTCTTGGCAACGTAGGAGAACCCGCACCGGCATGA